From Glycine max cultivar Williams 82 chromosome 11, Glycine_max_v4.0, whole genome shotgun sequence, the proteins below share one genomic window:
- the LOC100790908 gene encoding ribosomal RNA small subunit methyltransferase, mitochondrial has product MFAKRIKHVHESGSMLGATRRVVGFIPRRLRSVRQVHGDGDGEEALRFHKSRGQHILINPRILDTIVRRSAINPTDTVLEIGPGTGNLTLKLLEAAHKVVAIEIDHRMVQVLEKRVLQRGLKDKLRVIERDAMRAPFPRFDLVVANIPYRISSPLVIKLVYGATPFRSATLLLQKEFARRLLACPGDSGGFNRLSANVKLVADVELVMDVSKRDFLPSPKVDSSVVIIRPKHQIPNVDLHEWRSFTRTCFSSNRNKTLGALFKLKGKVFELFKISNGNDECSLHKGDEVQDEGGLTSFKEKIIGVVRTGGFEDKRPAKLSLQELLHLLSLFNQAGIYFNHRGRHKIEDMLDDNDE; this is encoded by the exons ATGTTTGCGAAGCGCATCAAACATGTGCATGAGAGTGGCAGCATGCTTGGCGCCACTAGACGCGTGGTTGGATTCATTCCTCGGAGGTTACGATCGGTGCGGCAAGTGCATGGAGATGGGGATGGCGAAGAGGCTCTACGTTTCCACAAGAGCAGAGGCCAACACATTCTCATCAACCCTCGAATTCTGGACACCATCGTTCGGAGATCCGCGATAAACCCCACCGACACGGTCCTCGAAATCGGACCCGGCACCGGCAACCTCACCCTCAAGCTCCTCGAAGCCGCGCACAAGGTCGTAGCCATCGAGATCGATCACCGCATGGTCCAGGTTCTCGAGAAGCGCGTCCTCCAACGTGGCCTCAAAGATAAGCTCAGG gTTATAGAAAGAGATGCAATGAGAGCCCCGTTCCCGCGGTTTGATCTTGTTGTGGCCAACATTCCTTACCGGATATCTTCCCCTCTTGTGATTAAACTGGTGTATGGAGCAACGCCGTTTCGGAGTGCCACGCTTCTGCTCCAGAAAGAGTTCGCTCGGAGGTTACTGGCTTGCCCCGGTGACTCCGGTGGGTTTAACCGGTTGTCGGCGAATGTGAAGCTTGTGGCTGACGTGGAGCTTGTGATGGATGTAAGCAAGAGGGACTTTCTCCCTTCACCTAAAGTTGATTCTTCTGTGGTCATAATTCGCCCCAAGCATCAAATTCCCAATGTGGATCTTCATGAATGGAGGTCTTTCACCAGGACTTGTTTTAGTAGTAATAGGAACAAGACACTCGGGGCATTGTTTAAGCTTAAGGGGAAAGTTTTTGAGTTGTTTAAAATCTCCAATGGAAATGATGAATGTTCTCTCCACAAGGGTGATGAGGTTCAAGACGAAGGAGGGTTGACCTCGTTCAAGGAAAAGATTATTGGAGTGGTTAGAACGGGTGGCTTTGAAGATAAAAGACCTGCAAAACTTTCTCTCCAGGAGCTTCTGCATTTGCTCTCTTTGTTCAATCAAGCTGGCATTTATTTTAATCACCGTGGACGTCACAAGATTGAAGATATGCTTGACGACAATGATGAATAG
- the LOC100799030 gene encoding 3-epi-6-deoxocathasterone 23-monooxygenase CYP90C1: MEWIIGVCVSMGMLFLMSWWILLCGKNDDEKTVAKGKVPKGNSGWPLLGETLDFIASGYTSTPVSFLEKRKSLYGNVFKTCILGSNVIVSTDPDVNKVVLQNQANNFVPAYPKSIRELMGEQSILKMNGTMHKKVHTLIAGFLRSPQLKARITRDIEHTVKQCFASWTPHQPIYVQDQVKKITFPVLIKVLMSVGPGEDLDFLYREFAEFIKGLICLPLKFPGTRLYKSLKAKDRMVKMVRNIVEERKKLQKDNNADDHGDTVAVAVNDVVDVLLRDKVDSNSSSRLTPEMISQNIIEMMVPGEETLPTAMTIALKFLSDSPLALSKLQEENMELKRLKTNCSDDYAWTDYMSLPFTQNVISETLRMANIVNGIWRKSVNDIEIKGYLIPKHWCVMASLTSVHMDGKNYENPFKFDPWRWEKIGVVAGNNCFTPFGGGHRLCPGLELSRLELSIFLHHLVTTYRWVAERDEIIYFPTVKMKRKLPISVQPINA; this comes from the exons ATGGAATGGATCATAGGTGTTTGTGTTTCGATGGGCATGTTGTTCTTGATGAGTTGGTGGATTCTTCTATGTGGCAAGAATGATGATGAGAAAACAGTGGCAAAGGGCAAAGTTCCAAAAGGGAACTCCGGTTGGCCTTTACTCGGAGAGACCCTTGATTTCATTGCTTCTGGATACACCTCAACCCCTGTCAGCTTCTTGGAAAAGCGCAAGTCTTT GTACGGGAATGTGTTTAAGACATGCATTTTGGGAAGCAATGTGATAGTTTCCACTGACCCGGACGTGAACAAGGTGGTTCTGCAGAACCAAGCCAATAACTTCGTCCCCGCTTATCCAAAATCAATTAGAGAATTAATGGGAGAACAATCCATACTCAAAATGAACGGGACCATGCATAAGAAAGTGCATACACTCATCGCAGGGTTCCTACGATCCCCACAACTAAAAGCTCGAATTACCAGAGACATTGAACACACTGTTAAACAATGCTTCGCTTCTTGGACGCCCCACCAACCAATCTATGTTCAAGATCAAGTCAAAAAG ATTACATTTCCTGTTTTGATCAAAGTTCTGATGAGCGTTGGTCCTGGTGAAGATTTGGACTTCCTGTATAGAGAATTTGCAGAATTCATCAAAGGGTTGATTTGCTTACCCCTCAAATTTCCAGGAACAAGACTATATAAATCCTTGAAG GCTAAAGATAGGATGGTGAAGATGGTGAGGAATATAGTAGAGGAGAGGAAGAAGCTACAGAAGGATAATAATGCAGATGATCATGGTGATACAGTAGCAGTAGCAGTGAATGATGTGGTGGACGTACTATTAAGGGATAAGGTTGACTCGAACTCTAGCTCACGTTTGACTCCAGAAATGATTAGCCAAAACATAATAGAGATGATGGTACCAGGGGAGGAGACTCTTCCTACGGCTATGACCATTGCCCTCAAGTTCCTCAGTGACTCCCCTCTCGCTCTATCCAAACTTCAG GAGGAGAACATGGAATTGAAGAGGCTGAAGACTAATTGCTCAGATGATTATGCATGGACTGATTACATGTCACTGCCATTTACTCAAAAC GTTATCAGTGAAACTCTCAGAATGGCCAATATTGTCAATGGCATTTGGAGGAAATCGGTCAATGACATAGAAATTAAAG GGTACCTAATTCCGAAACACTGGTGTGTTATGGCATCTCTTACCTCTGTTCACATGGATGGGAAGAACTATGAAAACCCTTTTAAATTTGATCCTTGGAGATGGGAG AAAATTGGAGTTGTGGCCGGTAACAACTGCTTTACCCCATTTGGTGGTGGACATAGACTATGCCCTGGATTAGAACTCTCCAGGCTAGAGCTATCTATTTTCCTTCACCATCTTGTTACTACGTACAG ATGGGTCGCTGAGAGGGATGAAATCATCTACTTTCCAACTGTTAAGATGAAGAGGAAGCTCCCAATTAGTGTGCAACCCATTAACGCATGA